In Micromonospora ferruginea, the sequence GTGGCGCCCCCGTCGGCCGGACCCTCCGCGCCACCGTCCGCGCCGCCGTCGTGCTGACCCGGAGTGGCGCCGCCGTCGGCCGGACCCTCCGCGCCACCGTCCGCGCCGCCGTCGTGCTGACCCGGGGTCGCGCCGCCGTCGGCCGGACCCTCCGCGCCACCGTCGGCACCGCCGTCGTGCTGACCCGGGGTGGCACCGCCGTCGGCCGGGCCCTCCAGGCCGCCGCCGCCGTTGGTCTGGATGTCGTCGTCGTTCAAAGCCATGGGTGCTCCCTCGGTGTGCCGCCCCGCGTGTTCCCGGGGTCCGTCTTCAGCGGGGGGTACCCCACGCCCGATCTTCTCTAACCACACGGTAGACGCCCGAACCGGCGCGCACCGACGGTTCGCGCCCGCACCCGGCCGGTACCGGTCGGTGCCAGGATGGCCGGAGGAGAACGCCCGAGGAGGTAGGCACGTGACGCAGCCGGAACCGCTCACCCCGCTGACCGAGGACTGGCACCGGGCGCTGGCCGTGGTGGCCCACCCGGACGACCTGGAGTTCGGCGCCGCCGCCGCGGTGGCCCGCTGGACGCGGCAGGGCAAGGAGGTCGTCTACTGCCTGCTCACCAGCGGCGAGGCCGGCATCGACGGGATGCCGCCGGACCGCAGCCGGGTGCTGCGCGAGGAGGAGCAGCGGGCGTCCGCGGCCGTGGTCGGGGTGTCCGCGGTCGAGTTCCTCGGCCTGCCCGACGGGCTGCTGGAGTACGGTGTGCCGCTGCGCCGGGCGATCGCCGCTGTGGTCCGCCGGCACCGGCCGGACGTGGTGCTCACGAACAACTTCCGGGAGACCTGGGACGGCGGGTACGCGCTCAACCAGGCCGACCACATCGCCTGCGGGCGGGCCACCCTGGACGCGGTCCGCGACGCCGGCAACCGGTGGATCTTCCCGGAGCAGCTCACCGACGGCACGCAGCCGTGGTCCCGGGTCCGCGAGGTGTGGGCGGCCGGGTCGCCGGTGGCCCGGCACGGGGTGGACGTGACGGACACCTTCGACGCCGGGGTGGCGTCGCTGCGGGCGCACGGCGCCTACCTGAGCGGGCTCGGCGACGGCAGCTTCGACGCCGAGGAGTTCCTGGAGGGGATGGCCCGGCCAGCGGGCGCCCGGCTCGGCGCCCGCTTCGGCGCCGCGTTCGAGGTGTTCCGGATCGACCTGGCCTGACGGCCGTGGCCCGTCCCACCGCACCGGCGGGACGGGCCACGGCGGGACCGGTCAGGGAATGAGCTGACCGAGGCCCTGCGGCATGTTCGACTTGACGTCCTGCCACTCGCCCTGCGTGACGTGCCGCCGCAACGTGTCCAGCACGACCTGGGTCACCCGCTGCGGGCCACCCTCGACGTCGTACGGGAAGCCCTGGCGGACCTCGTACAGGAAGTCGTCGCGGTTGAGCCTGATCGGCACGTTCTCCGGTTGCCAGCCGTCGAAGTAGATGCCCCGCAGCAGCACCGGCAACTGCTGGGCGAACTCGGCGCTCTCGCCCACCGGCATCCGGTCGCGCAGCAGGTGCAGCACCGTGCGCAGCGCCGCGTACGACTGGTTGCGCCGCTCCGGCGGCCAGCCGTACGCCGACTCGATCTCCTTGAGGATCACGTTCGTCTTGTCCAGCGAGGACTCGAACGCGGACATCAACTGCTCAGCCATCCGGATCACCCCCGGGCGTCGGTCTCCCAGCGTCGGTCGTCGGCGCGTCGCGGCGGGCCGCTGGGCCCCCGCCACAGCCGGGTCGGGCTGAACCGGCCGGGCCGCCCGCCCCGCTCCGGCGGGACGTCGGAGTTGCCGACCACGTGCAGGACGCCACCGCGGCGTCGATCCGCCACCACCCGTACCGTCATGACCCACCTCCTGGTCGCCGCGCGGTCGGTGGTCCGCGCGTCGGGTCCATGCTGCGCGGCGGGCGGGTGAGCCGGCCTCACCCGGTGCGGGTGAGGCGCGCTCAGCGCGCCAGCAGGTCGACGAGCGTGGTGGCGTTGCGCTGCGCGTTGTCCCGGAAACAGTTGTTCATCAGCACGTGGGTCTGCTCGGCCCGGTCGGCCAGCTCGCGCAGCTTCGGCGCCCAGTCGCGCAGCTCCCGGTCGGAGTAGTCGTAGCCGAACTTCTCGTGGATGTCCTTGCTGGTCCACCTGTCGCTGTGCCCGTGGAACCGGACCACCGCGAGATCCGCGGTGGCGGCCAGCACCGGGGGTACGGACGATTTGTGGCCCTGCGGCATGTCCACGCAGACGAACGGCAGCTCGTGCCCGCGCAGGAAGTCCAGCGTCTCGTCGGCGTTGTCGCCGTCGAACCAGGAGGCGTGCCGGAGTTCGAAGACCGGCCGCAGCGGGGCGCACCGCCGGGCCACCTCGAGCAGGTACTGCTTGTTGTCCCGCTTGATGGTGAACCAGGGCGGGAACTGGAACAGCAGCGCGCCGAGCTTGCCGGCGTCGACCAGCGGGTCCAGCGCGGACAGGAAGCGCGTCCAGACCTCCTCGTACGCCTGCGCCGGCAGGTCGCCCGGGTAGACGCTGCGCTTCTCCGTCTCCGGGCGCAGGTCTTTGTAGAGCGCGGAGACCCGGGTCGGGTGACCGGTCAGCAGGCTGAACGCCTTGACGTTGAAGGTGAACCCGGGCGGGGTGCGCTCCGCCCACAGCCGGGCGGTGCGCTCGGCGGGCGGCGCGTAGTAGGTGGCGTCCACCTCGACCAGCGGGAACCGCCGGGCATAGTAGGACAGCCGGCGCTCCGGGGTGTCGGCGTCCGCCGGATACCAGCCGGAGTCGAGCAGGGTCCGGTCGGTCCACGACGCGGTGCCCACCTTGATCTCACCCATGGGACCGACCGGTGAGGAGGGGCGGGACGGCTCAGGCCGCCCGCCGCTCCCGGGTCTGCTTGCAGGCCACGCAGGACGTGGCGGACGGGAAGATCTCCAGCCGCTCGACCGGGATCGGCGCGGTGCAGCCCTCGCAGAAACCGTAGGTGCCCTCGTCGAGCCGGGTCAGCGCCCGCTCGAACTGGGCGCGGCGCTCCAGGATGGTGCGCAGCAGGGACTGCGCGGTGTCCCGCTCGGCGGTCTTGGTGCCGCTGTCGGCCTGGTCGTCGCCGGCGGTGTCGCCGACCTCGACCAGTCGCAGCACCTGGCTCTGCATGACCGCCTGGTCGTACTCCGCGGTCAGCTCGTCGTACCGGGACCGCAGGGACTGCCGGATCTGGTCGACCTCCGCCTGGGAGCGGCCGGTGGCCGTCGTTTCGTGGACGAGCATCGCTGCCTGCCTTTCCTGCAGTCTCACGCCGGGTCCTCCAAGGCGACGAGGCGCCGGAGGACCCGGTTCGGGACATCGGGTGCGCGGGCGAGATCACCCGTGCTCTGTGAGCCGGGCGAATACCCCTGCCCCCGGCGGGCCAAACCGGAGATTTCCTGGCACTTTCCGGTGAGTTCGTCCGGCCTGGTCAGGGCCGTTCCACGAGGGCCGGGTGCCGGGGGTCGTCGGCGCGGACCACCACGTCGGCGAAGGAGGCCGGGTCGACCTCGTCGGCGTACCGGGCGAAGGCCGGCAGGGTCCAGCGCCACGCCGCGTCCGTGCGGCGCTCCAGCGCGGCCGGGGAGAGCACCAGGTGGACGGTGAGGTCGAACGGCAGCACGCCGCCGAGCAGCAGCGCGCCGCTGACCAGGACCACCCCGCCGGGCGGCAGGTCCCGGTAGGCGGCCCGGCTGGCCCGGTCGGCGCCGGCGTCCCAGAGCGACGGCAGCAGCCGACCGCTGCCGTGCGGGCCGGCCGGGTCGAGCACCTCGCGGCGCAGCCCGGGTTCGTCGAGCCAGCCCTCGTAGTAGGCGTCCGGGTTGGTGCGGCCCTGTTCCAGGCGCACCGAGGCGGGACGCAGGAAGTCGTCGGCCCGGACGTGCAGCGCCGGCCGGCCGGCGGCGCGCAGCGGGTCGACGAGGGCGGCGGCGAGGGCGCCCGGCGCGGCGGCCGGCGGGCCGTCGACGGCCACCCGCAGCCGGCCGGGCGCCTCGGTGCGGGTGAGACGCGCGGCCAACTCGGCGACGAGCCGGTCGGGGCTGATCGGGCGGACGGCCATCCGACCATCCTGCCCGGCCGGCGGGGCCGGCTCACCTCGCGGTCGCGTCCGGGCGGTCGGGGCTCCGTCCGGCGTGCGGTCGCGGGTGGTCAGCCGGTGCGGTCGATGGTCACCCGGGCGTCGTCGGCGAGCCGGTAGCCGACGCCGTAGACGGTGGTGACCAGCGGGACGTCCACGCCCACCTTGCCGCGCAGCCGGCGCACGTGCACGTCGACGGTGCGGACGCCGGCGTGCTCGTAGCCCCAGACCGCGTTGAGCAGTTGCAGCCGGGTGAAGACCCGGCGGGGGTGGGCGACCAGGTGCAGCAGCAGGTCGAACTCCAGCCGGGTCAGCGGCAGCGGCTCGCCGTCGCGCAGCACCGACCGGGAGGACGCCAGGATGTGCAGGGTCGGGATGGTCGGGGCGAGCGAGCGCGCGGGGGCCCGACCGGCCGGCACCTCGGGCCGGCGGTCCACCGTCGCGGTGCCGGTGCTGATCACCGCGTCGCCGCGTTCGAGCAGCTCGCGTGCGGCGTCGAGGAGCCGGCGGGCGGCCGGGACGAGCGACTCCTCGCAGGCCAGCGGGATGTTCAGGGTCACCGTGAGCACCGGGGTGGCCGTGTTGGCGGGGCGGCGTTGGCCGCCGGGCGGACGGCCGGGGACCGCGGGTTGGGACGTATGCCATCCGGCGCGCGACGAGGCGGGGCTGACCGACATGGTCCTCCTTGGCTGGTCCGGGTATCTCCCCACGGCCCGGGACGCCGCTTCATCGATGCTTCCCGGCGCTCGCGTGAGGGTCAAGGGGCCGCTGCGTTGCATGAATGTGACAATTGACGAACGCATCGGAGCCGGGTGCTCGCTCTGCGTACGATGCTCGTTGATTAGAGCAGAGCGGCCGGACGTGGCGTTACCGGGGGTCCCCGGCCGGTTCACAATGGCGGGTGGCGACACGAACGTGAACGCGGCGTGCCCGGTGACCGGGCACGCCGCGGGTCGGCCACGACCGGCTCAGGCGTCGCGGTCCACCTCGATCGGGGCGTCGTCGGCGAGCCGGTAGCCGACGCCGTACACGGTGGTCACCAGCGGTGTGTCCGGCCCGAACTTGGCGCGCAGCCGGCGCACGTGCACGTCCACGGTCCGGGCCACCGCGTGCTCGTAGCCCCACACGTTGGCGAGCAGTTGCAACCGGGTGAACACCCGGCGGGGATGCTCGGCGAGGAACAGCAGCAGGTCGTACTCGATGCGGGTCAGGCCGACCTCGACGCCGCCGTGCCGGACCCGGCGGGTGCCGGTGAGGAGGCGGACGCCACCGGGCTCCCCCGGCGCGACCGCCGGGCGGGCCGGGGCCGGCGGCGCGGCGGGCCGGCGCAGGTCGCGCACGGCCCGGACGGCCCGGTGCTCGTCCGGGCGGACCAGGGCCTCGCCGGCGGCGGCGAGTTCGTCCAGCAGATCGACCAGCCGGGCCAGGCCGGGCGTCAGCGGGCCGGCGCCCAGGTCGAGCGTGATGGTCAGCGTCGGTGCGGTACGCGGCCGGGACGGCGGCGTCCGGTCGGGACGGCCCGGTCGGGCCGGACGGCTGTCGAGGGCGACGACGGACATGGGAGCCTCCTGTGCGGGCGGTCGCCCCGCCCCGCCGGGTGCGGCGGGACGGTCAGCGGAGCGCCCGGCCGGCGGTGACCGGGGGCGCGGTGGACGAGGGTCGGGGCGGCGGGGTGGGGCCGAGGGTGGGCAGGCCGGCGATGCGCCAGGCGGCGAAGCCGCCGACCACGTCGGTGGCCCGGCCCAGGCCGATGTCCTGCAACGCGGCGGCGGCCAGCGACGACGTGTAGCCCTCCTGGCAGAGCACGACGACCGGCACGTCGTAGCCGACCGCCTGCGGCAGCCGGGCCGCGCAGCGCGGGTCGAAGCGCCATTCCAGGACGTTGCGCTCGACGGTGAGCGCGCCGGGCACGGTGCCGTGCGCGGCCCGCTGGCCGGCCGGGCGGATGTCGACCAGCAGCGCGCCGCCCCGGCAGGCCAGGTGGGCCTGCTCCGGGTCGAGACGACGCAGCCGGGCGCGGGCGGCGGCGAGGATGTCGTCGATGCCCCGCGAGCCGGGCGGGGGACCGGACAGCTCTCGGCGGGGGCGGGGGTCTGCGCCATGGTGGCGTCCTTCCGTTCGGCGGGATTCGGGGGCGGGACGGTCGGCCGGCTCACCACGCCACGCCGGCCTCGGCCACCTCGGCGACCCGCAGCCCACCGGCGTCGAGCCGGTAGCGGGTCATCCGGCGCAGCGCGGGCCGGTAGACGTGCACGCTGACCGCGGGCTGGTCGCCGCGGTTGGTGACCTGGTGCACGTGCCGGGCGCCGAAGCGCCGGCCGGCGCCCGCGGCGAGGCGGTGCGGGCGCAGCCGGCCGCCGCTGACCGTCTCCTCGGTGAGCACGCCGGCGACGACCAGGAAGGCGCCGGACGAGCCGCCGTGGTCGTGCAGGTCGGTGCCCTGCCCGGGCAGCCAGCTCAGCGCCCAGACCTCGTGCGCGGCGTCGGCGTGCAGGCGCGCGTACCAGCGTTCGGACCGGTCGAAGCGCAGCGGCACCGGCCAGCCGGTCGGGTCGGCCCAGCAGGCGGCGACGGTACGCAGATCGGTGGGATCGGTGCTGGTCATCGGCGGGACGTCCTCACGGTGCGGAGCGGTGCGTGCCCCCGTACTTTAGACGGTAAACCCTATAGGTTTAGTAGGTAATACCGAATGCTGGGACGCCGTTCGCGCGTCAGCGCCGCACCGGCGGGTCCACCCGGTAGCCGGGCACCGACGGCCAGCGGACGGTCAGCACGGTGGACTCCCGCTCCGCGTACCAGGAGTGGTCCACGCCCCGGCCCCACACCACGTAGTCGCCGGGCGCGCGCAGCACCACCGTGCGGTCCGGCAACTCGACCCGGAACGCGCCGCTGACCAGCACCAGCAACGCGGTACGCCGCTCGCCGGTGGCCCACCGCGAACGCGTCTCCCCCGCCGGGTGCACCCCCCACTTCACCTCGACCTCGGCACTGTGCCGCACGTCGCCCGCCGGCTTGAAGTGCCCCAGCAACCAGCCCGCGTCGGCCGCCCCGTCCACCGCCGCGTTGCCCACGTACACCCGATCGTCCACAACCACCTCCCGTGCCGGCTGCGCAAGCTACCAGGCACGACCGGCCGGCACGCCTTAGCCTGGGCGGATGCCCGACGAACTGGACGCCGCGACGATCGACTTCGCCCACCGGATGTTCGACCTGGCGCGGGCCGGCGAGACCGCGGAACTGGCCGCCAACGTGGACGCCGGGCTGCCGGTCAACCTCACCAACGCCAAGGGCGACACGCTGCTGATCCTGGCCGCCTACCACGCCCACCCGGAGACCGTGTCCGCGCTGCTCGCCCGTGGCGCGGATCCGGCCCGGGTCAACGACCGGGGCCAGACCGCGCTGGCGGCGGCCGTGTTCCGGCAGAACGCGGCGGCGGTGCGGGCCCTGCTCGACGCCGGCGCCGACCCGGAACACGGCGGCCCCTCGGCGGTCGAGACCGCCCGGTTCTTCGCGCTGCCCGAGATGCTGGCGCTGCTCGGCCGCGACTGACGCCCGGGGCGGGTATACAGGATCGGTGGAGGATCCCGTACCCGAGCAGATGCGCGTCGCGGCCGGCGCGCTGCTGGCGGCGCTCGACGAACCGGCCCGCCGGCGGGCCCGGCACGACTTCGACGACGAGCCGGCCCGGCGATGGCTGGAGTACCGGCCCCGCCCCCGACCCGGCGTGACGGTCGCCGACCTCGACGTCGGCGCCCGCAAGGCCGCCCACCGGCTGCTCGCCACCGCGCTGAGCCCGGCCGCCTACGCCCAGGCGATGGCCGTGGTGGCGTTGGAGGAGGTGCTCGACCGGGCCGAGGGCTGGCGGCGCGGCCGGCACAGCGGCGACTACTGGGTGGCGGTCTTCGGCGACCCGGCGCGCGACGACCGCTGGGGGTGGCGGTTCGAGGGCCACCACCTGTCGGTGAGCATGACCGTCGCCGACGACCGGGTCTCCCCCGCCCCGATCTTCCTCGGCGCGAACCCGGCCACCGTCCGGCACGCCGGCCGGCCGGTCTCCCGCCCGCTGGGCCCGGAAGAGGACCTGGCCCGCGAGCTGCTGGACGCGCTCGGGGCGGGCGGGCGGTCCGCCGCGATCATCGCCACCGAGGCGCCGGCCGACATCATCAGCGCCACCCGGGCCACCGCGCCCGGCCGGCTCGACCCGCTCGGCGTGCCGCGCGGTCGACTCGGCCCGACCGGCCGCGCGCTGCTCGACCGCCTGGTCGCGCTCTACCTGGACCGGCTCCCGGCCGAGCTGGCCGCCCGGGAGACCGACCGGCTCGACGGCGGCGAGCTGCACTTCGCCTGGGCCGGCCCGGTCGAGCCGGGCCGGCGACACTACTACCGGGTGCAGGGCGACGACCTGCTGATCGAGTACGACAACACCGCCGACGACGGCAACCACGCGCACACCGTGCTGCGCCGCCCGGCCGGCGACTTCGGCGCCGACGTGCTGGCCGCGCACCACGCCGCCGCGCACCGGCCGGTCAGCGGCGACGGGCCTCGATGAGGAACCGCCGGGCGTGGGCCACGAACCGGCCCTCGGCCCGGATCCGCTCGTCCAGCCGGCGCAGCGCGGCGCGGTGCCGGTCGACCGTGAAACCGGGCACGGTCCAGACCACCTTGCGCAGGAACCAGACCACCGCGCCGACGTCGTGGAAGACGGTACGCAGGGTGGCGCTGCGCAGGTCCACCACGGTCAGCCCGGCGGCCTCGGCGGCGGCGACCGCCTGCTCCGGGTGGCGGTGCTCCGGCGGCGGCAGCGGCCCGAGGACCGCCTCGCTGAGTTCCCGCATCGTGCCGGGGCCGATCTGCTGCGACAGGTAGCTGCCGCCGGGGCGCAGCACCCGCGCCACCTCGTCCCACCAGGTGTCCACCGGGTGCCGGCTGACCACCAGGTCGAACGCGGCGTCGCGGAACGGCAGCGGCGGGCGTTCGCCGACCCGGACCACGTGCGCGCCGACCCGGCGCAGGTTGCGCCGGGCCACCGGCACGTTCGGGGGCCAGGCCTCGGTGGCCACCAGCAGCGGCGGCGGCGTGGGCGCCTCGGCCAGCACCTCGCCGCCGCCGGTGTCGATGTCCAGGGCGGCGTCCACGGCCGCCAGCCGGGCGGCGACGAGGCGCGCGTACCCCCACGGCGGGCGCTCCTCGGTGGCGCGCCCGGCCAGCCAGGAGAAGCCCCATCCCTCGACCGGGGCGGCCTCGGCCTCGGCGACCAGCTCGTCGAATCCACGATCGGTGACCATGGCCCGAGCCTGCCGCCGGACGACCGCGCCCGGCAACGCGATTTCCGCTCCCGTCGCCGTGCCGGCCAGCGCCGGGTCCACGCCGCCCGACGGTCAGAACGGTCGGGGCCGGGCGATCTCGACGGTGGCGCCGTGCACGCCGTCGAAGGCGTCCAGTCCGGTCGGCTCGGCGGCGCGACGCCGGTCGGACTGCTGCATCAGCCGCGCGCCCAGGCCCACCCCGACCGCGCCCACGACCAGCGCGACCAGCTCGGTGGCGAGCTGGCCCCCGGTCGCGCCGCGCTGCGGGGCGTGCGCCCGGATCAGGCAGGTGAGCAGGAACATCGCCGCCATCACGGCGTTGACCAGATTGAACGTGACGGCGGTCCGGTTGGCGCGGCCGATCCGCACGTCCCACAGGTCGACCAGCCCGGCCACCGTGGCGAGCCCGGCGGCGACCAGCGCGGCGACCGCCGTCCAGTAGCCCACCTCGCCGAGGAAGGCCGGGCCGCCGGCGACGTCGGCCAGGTCGAACACGGCGGCGCTGACGAAGAGCCCGAACGGAAACGTCACCAGCATCGGTTGGATGGGGTGCCCCTGCACCCGAAGTCGGCTCTCCATCGCGTCCTCCCCACGTCGGCGCAGATCACCAGTCCAGGGTGCTACCCGGGGGCCCGTGGGGCGAAACGACTGTCGGTCAGTTGTCCCGAGGTCGGGAGACGGTGAGCACGAGCCGCTCGGCCACCTCGCGCAGCGGAATGTCCAACGAGGAGGCGGCGCTGCGGAGCACGTCGAGGGCCTCCGGCGCCGGGCATCCCCGCTGCGTCATGATCACCCCGACCGCGTGCCCGACCACCCCCTCGGCGAGCAGCGCGCCGTCGAGCTGGCCGGCGCGGGCGGTCGCCCGCTCCCGGTCGCGGACGGCGGCGAGCAGCAGCCCGGCGTGCTCGGCCAGCAGCATCGCGGTGAGCTGGTGGCTCGGCGTGAGCGCCTCCGAAGACTGCGCGTAGAGGTTGATCGCGCCGATGACCTGCTCGTCGACGTCGACCGGGGCGGAGATCACCCCGTGCACGCCCAGCGCGCGGGCCCGCGCGTTCCAGGCCGGCCAGCGCGTCTCGTCCGCCAACCCGCCCGCGATGATCATCTCGCGGCGACGGATGGCGCTCAGCGCCGGCGTGTCCGGGCCGTGCCGCAGGTCGTCCAGCTCGGCCCGGTGCGGGTCGGACGCGGCCACCCCGGCCGGCTCACCGGCCCGCAGCGCGGTGAAGCCGCAGGAATCCACCCCGGGCACCGCGTCGCGGGCGATCCGGACCAGCCGGTCCAGCGCCTCGTCGAAGTCGGCCACCGCGATCAGGCCGGCGGTCAGCTCGCGCAGCAGCGCGGCGGTCTCCAGCACACCCAGGTCGTCGGTCATCGGCTGGCAGGTGTCGAGGTTCACCGCGCCACGGCCCCCGCCGCCCCCGCGTCGCTCCACGCGGTGTTCCGCTCCGGCGCCGTTGCCTGTGCCATGTCCGTCCTCCCTCTGGCCGAGCCTCGGCCTACTACCCCGCCGGCCCGGCATCGAAACCGCGCAAAAGGGCCCCTTCCGGCCGTACCGGCCGGAGGGGCCCCCGCGGTCGGGTCAGCGGGACCCGGAGATGAGCCGGCGGCCCACCGAGGCGATCAACCGGTCCAGCTCCGAGCCGAACGGGTTGTCGTGCACCAGATACGTCCAGGTGGCGCTCGGGCGCACCAGCTTCGACGCGTCCGGCTCCCAGCCCTCGTCGAACTCGGTCTCCTCGAACGTGGCGATGGTCCGCGTCTCGATCTCGGGCATCAACGCGTTGAACGCCGGCACCGCGCTGCGGTGGAACTCGTCCAGCGGGTCGAGGCGGCCCAGCGCCCGCAGGTGCACGCCCTCGCGCACCTCGGACAGCTCGGCCAGGTGCTCGGCCCAGAGCCGGTCCAGGTGGTAGAGGGCGATCTTGCGGGCCACGTCGGCGAGCAGGTCCTCGTCCATCTCGTTGGCCTTCTCCGGCACCCGCTCCAGCAGCATCAGCGCGGCGATGTCGGTGGTCAGCAACCGCTCCCGCCGCTCCGCCAGGGCCTTGCGCTGCTGCTCGATCACGTGGCTGTAGCGCCAGGTGTTGCGGTGGATCTCGTGGTTGACGCCCTCGGCGACCCGCTGGGCGTGCTCCACCGCGTAGTCGACCTGCGGGTCGGTGACCAGGCCGTCGGCGTTCATCCGCGGCGAGGCCGGCACGGTGTCGCCGGCGTGCCGGACCACCAGGTCGTCCTCCAGGCTGACGAAGAAGACCGACCCGCCCGGGTCGCCCTGCCGGCCGGCC encodes:
- a CDS encoding DUF2267 domain-containing protein: MAEQLMSAFESSLDKTNVILKEIESAYGWPPERRNQSYAALRTVLHLLRDRMPVGESAEFAQQLPVLLRGIYFDGWQPENVPIRLNRDDFLYEVRQGFPYDVEGGPQRVTQVVLDTLRRHVTQGEWQDVKSNMPQGLGQLIP
- a CDS encoding winged helix-turn-helix domain-containing protein, whose translation is MSVVALDSRPARPGRPDRTPPSRPRTAPTLTITLDLGAGPLTPGLARLVDLLDELAAAGEALVRPDEHRAVRAVRDLRRPAAPPAPARPAVAPGEPGGVRLLTGTRRVRHGGVEVGLTRIEYDLLLFLAEHPRRVFTRLQLLANVWGYEHAVARTVDVHVRRLRAKFGPDTPLVTTVYGVGYRLADDAPIEVDRDA
- a CDS encoding TraR/DksA family transcriptional regulator, which translates into the protein MLVHETTATGRSQAEVDQIRQSLRSRYDELTAEYDQAVMQSQVLRLVEVGDTAGDDQADSGTKTAERDTAQSLLRTILERRAQFERALTRLDEGTYGFCEGCTAPIPVERLEIFPSATSCVACKQTRERRAA
- a CDS encoding ankyrin repeat domain-containing protein: MPDELDAATIDFAHRMFDLARAGETAELAANVDAGLPVNLTNAKGDTLLILAAYHAHPETVSALLARGADPARVNDRGQTALAAAVFRQNAAAVRALLDAGADPEHGGPSAVETARFFALPEMLALLGRD
- a CDS encoding cysteine dioxygenase encodes the protein MTSTDPTDLRTVAACWADPTGWPVPLRFDRSERWYARLHADAAHEVWALSWLPGQGTDLHDHGGSSGAFLVVAGVLTEETVSGGRLRPHRLAAGAGRRFGARHVHQVTNRGDQPAVSVHVYRPALRRMTRYRLDAGGLRVAEVAEAGVAW
- a CDS encoding signal peptidase I, whose protein sequence is MDDRVYVGNAAVDGAADAGWLLGHFKPAGDVRHSAEVEVKWGVHPAGETRSRWATGERRTALLVLVSGAFRVELPDRTVVLRAPGDYVVWGRGVDHSWYAERESTVLTVRWPSVPGYRVDPPVRR
- a CDS encoding DUF72 domain-containing protein, translating into MGEIKVGTASWTDRTLLDSGWYPADADTPERRLSYYARRFPLVEVDATYYAPPAERTARLWAERTPPGFTFNVKAFSLLTGHPTRVSALYKDLRPETEKRSVYPGDLPAQAYEEVWTRFLSALDPLVDAGKLGALLFQFPPWFTIKRDNKQYLLEVARRCAPLRPVFELRHASWFDGDNADETLDFLRGHELPFVCVDMPQGHKSSVPPVLAATADLAVVRFHGHSDRWTSKDIHEKFGYDYSDRELRDWAPKLRELADRAEQTHVLMNNCFRDNAQRNATTLVDLLAR
- a CDS encoding winged helix-turn-helix domain-containing protein → MSVSPASSRAGWHTSQPAVPGRPPGGQRRPANTATPVLTVTLNIPLACEESLVPAARRLLDAARELLERGDAVISTGTATVDRRPEVPAGRAPARSLAPTIPTLHILASSRSVLRDGEPLPLTRLEFDLLLHLVAHPRRVFTRLQLLNAVWGYEHAGVRTVDVHVRRLRGKVGVDVPLVTTVYGVGYRLADDARVTIDRTG
- a CDS encoding DUF2231 domain-containing protein, producing MESRLRVQGHPIQPMLVTFPFGLFVSAAVFDLADVAGGPAFLGEVGYWTAVAALVAAGLATVAGLVDLWDVRIGRANRTAVTFNLVNAVMAAMFLLTCLIRAHAPQRGATGGQLATELVALVVGAVGVGLGARLMQQSDRRRAAEPTGLDAFDGVHGATVEIARPRPF
- a CDS encoding PIG-L deacetylase family protein, with the translated sequence MTQPEPLTPLTEDWHRALAVVAHPDDLEFGAAAAVARWTRQGKEVVYCLLTSGEAGIDGMPPDRSRVLREEEQRASAAVVGVSAVEFLGLPDGLLEYGVPLRRAIAAVVRRHRPDVVLTNNFRETWDGGYALNQADHIACGRATLDAVRDAGNRWIFPEQLTDGTQPWSRVREVWAAGSPVARHGVDVTDTFDAGVASLRAHGAYLSGLGDGSFDAEEFLEGMARPAGARLGARFGAAFEVFRIDLA
- a CDS encoding rhodanese-like domain-containing protein, which gives rise to MGCGSPRWPRPAWRGEPADRPAPESRRTEGRHHGADPRPRRELSGPPPGSRGIDDILAAARARLRRLDPEQAHLACRGGALLVDIRPAGQRAAHGTVPGALTVERNVLEWRFDPRCAARLPQAVGYDVPVVVLCQEGYTSSLAAAALQDIGLGRATDVVGGFAAWRIAGLPTLGPTPPPRPSSTAPPVTAGRALR
- a CDS encoding DUF3500 domain-containing protein — protein: MEDPVPEQMRVAAGALLAALDEPARRRARHDFDDEPARRWLEYRPRPRPGVTVADLDVGARKAAHRLLATALSPAAYAQAMAVVALEEVLDRAEGWRRGRHSGDYWVAVFGDPARDDRWGWRFEGHHLSVSMTVADDRVSPAPIFLGANPATVRHAGRPVSRPLGPEEDLARELLDALGAGGRSAAIIATEAPADIISATRATAPGRLDPLGVPRGRLGPTGRALLDRLVALYLDRLPAELAARETDRLDGGELHFAWAGPVEPGRRHYYRVQGDDLLIEYDNTADDGNHAHTVLRRPAGDFGADVLAAHHAAAHRPVSGDGPR
- a CDS encoding uridine kinase, yielding MAVRPISPDRLVAELAARLTRTEAPGRLRVAVDGPPAAAPGALAAALVDPLRAAGRPALHVRADDFLRPASVRLEQGRTNPDAYYEGWLDEPGLRREVLDPAGPHGSGRLLPSLWDAGADRASRAAYRDLPPGGVVLVSGALLLGGVLPFDLTVHLVLSPAALERRTDAAWRWTLPAFARYADEVDPASFADVVVRADDPRHPALVERP
- a CDS encoding class I SAM-dependent methyltransferase codes for the protein MVTDRGFDELVAEAEAAPVEGWGFSWLAGRATEERPPWGYARLVAARLAAVDAALDIDTGGGEVLAEAPTPPPLLVATEAWPPNVPVARRNLRRVGAHVVRVGERPPLPFRDAAFDLVVSRHPVDTWWDEVARVLRPGGSYLSQQIGPGTMRELSEAVLGPLPPPEHRHPEQAVAAAEAAGLTVVDLRSATLRTVFHDVGAVVWFLRKVVWTVPGFTVDRHRAALRRLDERIRAEGRFVAHARRFLIEARRR
- a CDS encoding GAF and ANTAR domain-containing protein; this translates as MTDDLGVLETAALLRELTAGLIAVADFDEALDRLVRIARDAVPGVDSCGFTALRAGEPAGVAASDPHRAELDDLRHGPDTPALSAIRRREMIIAGGLADETRWPAWNARARALGVHGVISAPVDVDEQVIGAINLYAQSSEALTPSHQLTAMLLAEHAGLLLAAVRDRERATARAGQLDGALLAEGVVGHAVGVIMTQRGCPAPEALDVLRSAASSLDIPLREVAERLVLTVSRPRDN